The proteins below come from a single Triticum aestivum cultivar Chinese Spring chromosome 5D, IWGSC CS RefSeq v2.1, whole genome shotgun sequence genomic window:
- the LOC123120421 gene encoding ADP-ribosylation factor 1: protein MGLSFGTLFGALFAKKEMRILMVGLDAAGKTTILYKLKLGEIVTTIPTIGFNVETVEYKNISFTVWDVGGQDKIRPLWRHYFQNTQGLIFVVDSNDRDRIAEARDELHRMLNEDELRNAVLLVFANKQDLPNAMNAAEITDKLGLHSLRQRHWYIQSACATSGEGLYEGLDWLSNNIASKS from the exons ATGGGGCTGTCGTTCGGGACGCTGTTCGGGGCGCTGTTCGCCAAGAAGGAGATGCGGATCCTGATGGTCGGCCTCGACGCCGCCGGGAAGACCACCATCCTGTACAAGCTCAAGCTCGGCGAGATCGTCACCACCATCCCCACCATCG GGTTCAACGTGGAGACAGTAGAGTATAAGAACATCAGCTTCACTGTTTGGGATGTTGGTGGCCAGGACAAG ATAAGGCCTTTGTGGAGGCACTACTTCCAGAACACTCAGGGCCTTATCTTTGTTGTCGACAGCAACGACAGAGACCGTATTGCTGAGGCAAGAGATGAGCTCCACAGGATGCTGAATGAG GATGAGTTGCGCAATGCTGTATTGCTTGTTTTTGCTAACAAGCAAGATCTTCCCAATGCCATGAATGCTGCTGAAATAACAGATAAGCTTGGTCTACACTCTCTGCGTCAGCGACACTG GTATATTCAGAGTGCTTGCGCCACAAGTGGGGAGGGTCTGTATGAAGGGTTGGACTGGCTCTCCAACAATATAGCCAGCAAG TCCTGA